The genomic stretch GTGTCGAATTTCTTGTTCCAAGAGTGACCATAACTTTTGATGTGATTTTTTAAACATTAACATGTGCCCAATTGATTTATAGCCGAGTTTGATAGGGTTTAGCTCTAGCATTTTTGTAGGTGCATTCGGATACAGCTTTAATAAAGCTTCAACGTTACGCTCGGTTGCAATTTCATCATCACTTGCCCAAATAGAAGTAATAGGGCAGATAATTTCAGTATGAAAATCATGGAAAATAGTTTTACCAATAGCATTTTTCACATAGCCGGGATGACTACAAAATTCACGCCACTGTTGAGCGACTTTTTTAGGTAAGTTTTCTCCCATTCCAATAAATTGAGTTGCTCCATAACCTTTAAACGCACTAGAAATGGGAAAGATAACATTGAACATTACTGGTGCTAAAAACTTGGTTTTACCTTTGAGACCCTTTACATGGCCAGTGGAACCTGCAACAGCAACAACTTTTGCTACTTTATGAAAGTTAGGCACAATTCCTAGCAATTGCCCACCAGCACTATGACCAAGAAGAGTAACTTGTTGTGCTTGGATTTTTCCTAATAAAGTATCAATTGCACAAGGGATATCAAGGGTTCCCCAATCATTAATACTTGCACTACTTTGCTTTAACGGCCCATGCAAAGAGTCTCCAATTCCACGGAAATCAAAGCTTAATACATCATAGCCTTGCTCACTTAACCAGCTAGCAAAAGAATGATAAAAGTTTTTGGTAATACCTGTGGCTGGACAAATCAACACGGGATTGTCTAGTTGTCTTGATTGAGCTGGATAAAAATGTGCAGCAAGTTGATAACCATCTTTGCAGGTCATCCACAATGATTCAAAAGTGTTATCCATAATATTTCGTAGTGATTGGTTTGTTGATATCTTTAATTTATATGAGTTCTAAAATGATACTTGGTTAAAGTGTGACTATAAAGTCAATATTTATGTTATACAGCTCATTAAATTTAAATAAAACGAACAATTGGAAAAAAGATGGATTTACCGAAAGCCGTACAGTTAGCTATTGTGTTTAGTGGCATATTTTTATGGATAGGAATGTTAACTGGGGTATGGAAATATTGGCAAATACGCCGTTCAGAATTAAGTCGCGCGCATTATTATGTAGATATCGCTCATCGGAGTAGCTTGTTATATGCAGCTGCTACTTTAATTCTTGCTGCCTTAAGCTATTTTACTGTTTTAAATGAAAATCTTACTTTGTGGTGTGTGTTCGCTAATATTCTATTTTTTAGTTTTTCCATTTTAGTTTATATCCTACATGGCTATTTACAAGACACGACAAATCAATTTAAACGTCCACACAAGTTAGGTCGTTTTAGCTTGCCTTCATGGATGATGTCTTTAATGATGATAGGTTTGATTGTGACTGAATTACTGGCTACGGCTATTTTAGTTATCGGAACAATTTTTTTATTTTTAGATATATAAAAATGGATGATTACTCATCCATTTTTTAAGAATTCAAATTTTGTTGACTAAGACGTCTTTTAGCTAATTTTCGCATCTTATGATCGACAAAGGCCCACACACAAAATATGAAAGAAACGACCATCGCATACATAAAGTATTCGGGTTTCAGATTTCCCTTAATCATACCTTGAAACAGTAAAGTCAGCATAAGAGCAAGCGGCGTTACTCCATAAACAACTGAATCTTTGCTGTTCAGAGTGTTAATGAAGACTTGTTTGTTGAAATGTAATGATAACATCTCCATCCCTCCTTGTGGTTGTGCTAAAACTGAATGTTTTAGTCAAGAATAAGTTTAATGTTGTACTTCTATTTTTAATTCAATTCAATAGTGAATAGAAAATTTTTTGAACAGTTTTATAAAAAACTCTATGTTTATAAAAGGTTAAGGTATTAAAAAAGTAAATATTAAATATTTTTGTATAAAATACTTACTTTTTTAGAAAAGAGAAATATTTAAGTGAAAAGTACAATAATTTCTCTTTTCTAATAAGTTCAGATTAGCTATTTTGTTTTTTTAAAAAGAGGTCAATGGCATGTTGAGCAATTTCTGCATCCTCAAAAGATTGAACACCAGAAACTCCAATTGCACCTAAAATTTGGCCGTCATAAAGAATTGGTTTACCACCTTCTAGCATGCCTTGAGCACTCGGCATACTTAAAAAACCTAAGCGACCATTTTGCAGAAGTTCTTCGTAGAATTTTGAAGGTCTACCTGATATTGAAGAGCATTTTGCTTTTTCTAAACATAAATGGGAACTTAAAGGTGAGGCGCCATCTAAACGTTTCATGAGTAGTAAAGAACTTGTTTCGTCAACAATAGCGATACTAACTTTAAAGTTGTGTTCAATTGCATATTTTTGAGCTTCTTCCATTAAAAACTCTGCATCTGCTTGTGTTAGATAATATTTACTTTTCATTGTTGCTCTTCTTTCCTAGTAAGCTAAAAATTATTTTAGTGTAATTTTACAGTAAAAATTGATTATATCTATAATTGTTTTGTCATTCAAATTAGTGTGGAAACAAAATGCTGGTTGGATAAACTCAGCATTTTATTCAATATATAAAATCATGTTTGGGTAAAACTCGATTTCAAAAGAGACACTAGATTAAATATTTTTAAATTTAACTTTGTCGATCGTTACGGTAATGATGAGAACAACTAAAGATGGGATCAACCAAGCTAAGTTTTGTTCGTTTAAAGGTAAGTGTTGAAGGAAATCGGGTAAATAATCGCCAAAACCTGCAACCTTAAGACCGTCAATAATCCCGAAGATAAAAGCAATACTTGTTACTGAACCAACAATAAAAGAAGGCTTGTGCCAGAATTTCCAAAAGAAGCTCAGCATAATTACCACAATTGCAGGTGGGTAGATTGCACTTAAAACAGGCACTGATACAGCAATAAGTTTAGTTAAACCAAGGTTAGAAATAACGAAAGAGAAACCAACTAATATGAATACTAAAAGTTTGTAAGGTAATTTAGTTAACTGAGCAAAATACTCACCGCAAGCACAAGTTAAGCCAATCGCTGTTACCATACATGCTAGAAAAATGAGGCCAGTTAAGAATAGTGAACCCATATTGCCGAAAGCATGTTGAACATATGCATGTAAAATTACTGCACCATTTGCTGCATTTGGTGCAACTTCATGGCTACCTAAACCTAATTTAAACAAGCTTAAATAAACTAATGTAAGACCAGCACCTGAAATAAGACTGGCAATAATTGCATATTTAGTCACTAGCTTTTTATCGGTAACACCACGAGAGTAAATCGCTTGAATAATTACGATACCGAATACTAATGCGCCTAAAGTATCCATGGTGAGATAACCATTTACGAAACCTTCCGAAACTGGAGATGCAACGTAATGGTTGATTGGAGCAGGAACATAACCAGACGGAATCATGACTGCTGCAATGCCCAAAATTGCTAGTGCAATAATTTTTAGCGGAGCGAGTACATGTCCAACTGTATCCAATAACTTGTTTGGATAAAGAGAAACTAGCGTTACAAATGAAAAATAAATTGCGCTATAGATTAAAAGGCTACTACTTGATGTTCCAAAATAAGAAGAAAAACCAATCTCATAAGAAACAGTAGCTGTACGTGGAGTTGCAAATAAAGGACCTACTGATAAATAACAAACTACAGTTAAAATCAGACTTGCAACTCGACCTAGAGGAGAGCTAATAATTTCAATGGAACCCTGCATACGAGAGAGTGCCATAATGGTAATTACAGGTAGACCAACTGCAGTAATCAAAA from Acinetobacter pittii encodes the following:
- a CDS encoding alpha/beta fold hydrolase, with amino-acid sequence MDNTFESLWMTCKDGYQLAAHFYPAQSRQLDNPVLICPATGITKNFYHSFASWLSEQGYDVLSFDFRGIGDSLHGPLKQSSASINDWGTLDIPCAIDTLLGKIQAQQVTLLGHSAGGQLLGIVPNFHKVAKVVAVAGSTGHVKGLKGKTKFLAPVMFNVIFPISSAFKGYGATQFIGMGENLPKKVAQQWREFCSHPGYVKNAIGKTIFHDFHTEIICPITSIWASDDEIATERNVEALLKLYPNAPTKMLELNPIKLGYKSIGHMLMFKKSHQKLWSLLEQEIRH
- a CDS encoding GlcG/HbpS family heme-binding protein — protein: MKSKYYLTQADAEFLMEEAQKYAIEHNFKVSIAIVDETSSLLLMKRLDGASPLSSHLCLEKAKCSSISGRPSKFYEELLQNGRLGFLSMPSAQGMLEGGKPILYDGQILGAIGVSGVQSFEDAEIAQHAIDLFLKKQNS
- the brnQ gene encoding branched-chain amino acid transport system II carrier protein translates to MQHLRTGDIIALGFMTFALFIGAGNIIFPPIVAQQAGDHVWLAAIGFLITAVGLPVITIMALSRMQGSIEIISSPLGRVASLILTVVCYLSVGPLFATPRTATVSYEIGFSSYFGTSSSSLLIYSAIYFSFVTLVSLYPNKLLDTVGHVLAPLKIIALAILGIAAVMIPSGYVPAPINHYVASPVSEGFVNGYLTMDTLGALVFGIVIIQAIYSRGVTDKKLVTKYAIIASLISGAGLTLVYLSLFKLGLGSHEVAPNAANGAVILHAYVQHAFGNMGSLFLTGLIFLACMVTAIGLTCACGEYFAQLTKLPYKLLVFILVGFSFVISNLGLTKLIAVSVPVLSAIYPPAIVVIMLSFFWKFWHKPSFIVGSVTSIAFIFGIIDGLKVAGFGDYLPDFLQHLPLNEQNLAWLIPSLVVLIITVTIDKVKFKNI